The Ignavibacteriales bacterium genome includes a window with the following:
- a CDS encoding response regulator, translating to METLTRDQQTSIRVLLVDDDVTFAKLVQLILKRFQQRTFVVLWKDSVESALAEIAQNQEIDVIIMDYYFPTSSGLEFCLQLDQMGRYIPIIFLTGFRDFKLAVEAMKLGVEDFLLKDDLNEAYLPRTILSILDRVHLRKHKQAVEKRLAMAESRAQAIRELVVTVCHEFNNPLAAVKISFDLLQRQTLETVQPEVMKSFENRFNTIDSEIKRLRDLNFEKIDFHGDYS from the coding sequence ATGGAAACTCTCACCCGTGATCAGCAGACATCCATTCGGGTACTTCTGGTGGATGATGATGTCACCTTTGCCAAGTTGGTTCAACTTATTCTCAAACGTTTTCAACAACGCACTTTTGTTGTTCTTTGGAAGGATTCTGTTGAAAGTGCACTTGCCGAAATCGCTCAGAACCAAGAGATAGATGTGATTATCATGGACTACTACTTCCCGACTTCGAGCGGTCTGGAGTTCTGTTTACAATTGGATCAGATGGGACGATACATCCCAATCATCTTTTTAACTGGTTTTCGCGATTTCAAACTTGCGGTTGAGGCAATGAAACTTGGAGTTGAAGATTTTCTTCTGAAAGATGATTTAAACGAGGCATACCTGCCGCGAACAATTCTCAGTATTCTTGACCGTGTTCACTTACGGAAGCACAAACAGGCGGTTGAAAAAAGATTGGCCATGGCTGAAAGTCGAGCCCAGGCCATCCGTGAGTTAGTCGTCACGGTGTGTCATGAATTCAACAATCCGCTTGCAGCAGTCAAAATTAGTTTTGATCTCCTGCAGCGTCAAACGTTAGAAACTGTACAGCCCGAAGTGATGAAATCGTTTGAGAACCGATTCAATACCATCGATTCAGAAATTAAGCGGTTACGCGATCTCAATTTTGAAAAAATAGATTTCCATGGCGATTATTCTTGA
- a CDS encoding response regulator: protein MPVKNKILVVDDEEALRDVLSTELEGEGYQVSSAVDGQAAINVLTTNEYDLILLDIKMPNVDGFEVLKFVKERWPKTKVVMLTGFADLKNAIESKKLGAEDFVSKPYDLVDLLTTVERVLTSA from the coding sequence ATGCCAGTAAAAAACAAGATTTTAGTTGTCGATGACGAAGAAGCACTTCGCGATGTCCTCAGTACTGAATTAGAAGGCGAGGGGTATCAAGTGTCCAGTGCTGTTGACGGACAAGCAGCGATCAACGTTTTAACGACGAATGAATATGATCTTATTCTCTTAGATATTAAAATGCCCAATGTCGATGGATTCGAAGTACTCAAGTTTGTAAAGGAACGCTGGCCTAAAACAAAAGTGGTGATGTTGACAGGTTTTGCCGATCTCAAGAATGCTATTGAATCGAAGAAGCTCGGTGCGGAAGATTTTGTTAGTAAACCTTATGACCTCGTCGATCTGCTGACCACAGTCGAAAGAGTTCTTACGAGCGCATAA